The genome window TTGGCGGTGCACTTATCAACTCTTCTGGTATGATCGGTCGTGCTATTGCACTGGCTATTGCCACTTCGATACAGTCATCTGTCATGGCTAAGGAAAGAGGTGTAAGTGTTCAAGATGTTGGATCGGTCAAGGAATGGGATGCACCGTCTCTAAAGGGTCTTCGCGCTGGAGCTTGGACAAACTTTGGCATCCTTTTCATTGCACTCGCACTCGTTGTATACACTTTTAGGAGTATGGAAATCATCGGAAAGATCCCAGATCGCCCAGAAAGATCCGAGGGTGTGGTTAACCAGGAGGACACAGACGTTGAgagacgaggatgatgaggctACAACGTGACAAATCTAACAAGCAAAGGAAGAACAAGTATCCGATATTTCTATTTGCTCCTGATTTGGTGACATGCATGTCAGGGCCGGTTCCTCTATTGCGCCGTTATCCTATTCCGTGCCTTTATATCTCTCCGGCCGGGCCATCAGTCAGACCGATGCGTGGGGCCGTCTTGGCCGGAGCAGCCGTTGGAAGGACACAGAGTCCAGCTTATAAGGGAGATGGACAAGTATATTTATGTATCTTGATGTCTCATTTCTAGATAGCGCCAACGTCCACGTCAACATAATGATCGACATTGTCCTCCTAGGTGCAACGGGCTACACAGGCCGCCTGTGTGCATCATACATGGCACAAGTCCTCCCGGGGAATGTATCGTGGGCCATCGCAGGTCGCAACAAGAGTAAACTCCAAGTCTTACACAGAGAGCTTCAGCTTGAAGAACCAAAATGTCTGTTGTACCCCCTCGTATTATATCCACTTATTAAAAGCCTATAGGCACTGTGTACGCTCTTAACCTCGCCTCCGACGAAGCCATCTCCGAACTCGTCAAGACATCCCGTGTGGTTATAAATACTATTGGTCCTTATGCTACCACATGTGGAACGGCTGTGATCAGAGCCTGCGCTGAGAACGGCACCGATTATGTGGATTGGTAAGCATACACCATCTCCCAGCGTGTAGATCACACTCCGACTTACACCAACAAAGTAGCGGAGAGCCCGCCTGGATGCGAGATATTATCGCCCAGTATGACACGACAGCCTGTAACTCAGGTTCAAGAGTATGATCATTAAGCTGTCTACTTTTCCGATATTTGTCTGACGCTGCTAGATTATCATGACCGCAGGCTGGGCTGCCGTTCCCGCAGATCTATCCGTCTATCTCGCCGCTCTAAAACTTCAACGTCAATTTTCCCTTCCTACTCGTGAAGTCCTGGTCTGTCTTGAAGACGTCCGCGGTTCTTTCAGCGGTGGAAGCCTCAACTCACTGTGTAGCCTCGAACCCGTCAACATCGCCCCTTTTGATCTATCTCCTGTGCCAAGGACTGAACAACAGGTGGCCAAAAACGGGGTTCTCCCGCCCCCCAACGCTCTTGACGTCCAAATTGTTGATGAACTGGGTGTTCTAGTGGAAAGCACCCATGCACAGATTGAAAAGACTCTCGTCGGCCGAAGTTGGGGCTTATACGCTGGTCATGGACCAGACTTCCCGAGCCCAGAAGGCTACGGAAAggatttcttcttctcgtcacGAATGAGATGTTCTAATGCTTTATCAGCATTGATGTTTCGAACAAGCCTCTCCCTTCTCACAAATGCAATCACAAAAATACCTCCTATACGCTACTTGGCCGCCCGAATGTTCCCACCAGGAACAGGTCCCTCTGAGGAAGCGCGTAGAAGCCACTATTTCAAGTATCGCACTCTGGCTATAGCAGACAACAAAGGAGCTGAGCCTGTTCCGAAAGTTGAAGTCAAGTTCGCATATGGTGGTGATCCGTATGTGTTCACAGGCGTGGCCCTGACCCAAGCGGCATTGGTCCTTCTGCAAGGAATTATACCTGCTCACAGACGTGGAGGTATTTTGACACCCGCAACACTGGGTGAGGAGTTTGTAGCGAGGCTAAAGCAGCCAGAGGCAGGTGTCGAGATAGAGGTTGAGGTACTGAGCGAATAATTTGACCGCGTGTGAAAGAAGATTCCTTGCTATGTCGTGTTTCATGTCCAAATCTATGCAACGAGCAACACAATCCCAATGACATGAAAGTACTGATTATCTATAGGGTATCAAAACGCCATAATCACTCACGTCAACGTCCCCGGATCCCTTCCTCAATGCCGTTCTCGAattcatcctcctcttccacctGCTCATCACGAGCAAGTCGCTTTAAGCGCTCTCGTAACGCCGGATCCTGCTCTAACTCCTGCCATAGCTCAACGTCCCATTCTTCGATGTTCTCACCGCGACGACTCTTTCCCCAGGGCGGCCAATCCCAAAGTCCAGCAATTAGGAGAAGACGCTTCACGCATTTGAGCACGATCTCGAACAGACCCAGGAGCCCGAGTACGATGAATAATGTTGCCCACCATACTGCGTCGGCCCCGAATGCTTCCGTGAAACTATTTCGGATAGCGTATGGCCCAGACGGGCGGCCCGCAAAGGCTGCGTCGAGGAAGCACAGCCAAGCGAACCAGCCGACAGTAGTAATAAAGAAAGATGCCATTACAATGGTAGATTTGTAATGGGTTTCGAAAATGCTAATTACGTTAGTCACGAAACGGTACCAAAGCCAGGTAGTCACTTACAAAAGTTTCCAGTTGATCCAGAGAACTCCAACTGAAAATGCGAGCGTCCCCAGGGCATACAAGCCTTGGTCGCGCGCTGCCGGTGTGATCCAACCATAGCCAGCCCAGACGCCATACCAACAGACCACACCCTCAATGGCACCAAGAAGCATCCATCGACCAAACTTCCAGATGTTGAGGCCCTGGTTGCGCTGTCCATAGACATAAAGCTCGGGAACGGCCAACAGTGTCTCGGCGCTGAGGTCTTGCTCCCAAATTCCCATGCAGATAACGCAGAGACTCGTGAAAAGTGTGTTGAAAACCGTCAGACTGGTAGCTTCATACAGAGACGTGCCGCTATAGCCGGTGTATCTTTGATACTGCGCTGTTGGCAGGTAAAAGAACATTTCCTTCCAGAATGTGTAAAGAATGAACTTGGCGGTACGGACGTAATTCCATCGTCCATGGACAAGCAGCATTCTCTGCAAGAAACGGAATTGAGCAATGGCATAGTCTGCCACGCGAGCTGCTTGCAGGCCTTCCTTTCCAGATATACCAATGCCCACGTGGCTGGCTGAGATCATGGCCAAGTCATTTGCACCATCGCCGATGGCCAGGGTTAGGCCTCGACGTTTCCTACCATGGTATTTCTTGAGGCGCGACCGGACGGTGGTTACAAGTAGTGCTTTCTGCGCTGGAGAGGCACGGCAGCAAATGACCGAGTTGACTTGCAACATCACCTTAAAGAATGTAGCAGATAATTCTGGCGATTTTTCAACAGCCGCAAGCGTTTGGCCATCAATAACAACCACACTATGGACTGAGCCAGTTGAAAGATCCTCTTGCAGGGCAATCAACTGCGAGTCAAGACTTCCCTTGGAAATGTCGAGAATATAGAGATCTGAACCGGGCCGGCAAATTCTGGCGGAGTGAGCGATGTTGATAGCGGTCTCTCGCTTATCACCTGTAAGCATCCAGACCTTGATATTGGCCTTTCGCAACCTCTCAATTGTCTCAGGGACGCCCTTCTGTAGCTTATCCTCGATGGCAGTTGCACCAACAAGATCAAACGACTGCTCGATCATATCGCCGGCATCCTCAATGCGCTGTTGACGATCACTGAGGCTAGTCGTAGCCTCGTCCCAAGTCTTTTTCCAGGCCTGATACTCTTGTTCCGTGATGAACTTTTGCGCAAAGAGTAGCGTCCGAAGACCTTCGGTGGCAAAGTCATCCAGATGCTTAAAGCACTTAGCAAATGTCTCAGAGTCGTCAAGCAGAGCTGGATCCTCGAGGAAGGCCAGGTGTTCGGGAACTGGTTGCTGGTAATGAACGGGAGTGCTCAAATACTGGCCTCGAGGGAGATCGATTGACACACCACGAGTCGCAATGGACAGACGGGGCTTATCCTCCGAGCGTCTAGAAAGTCGGCCAAATTCGAACGACTTGCTTCTATCCACATTGGGTCGTCTGCTTGTACTCCGATCCCTCGACACGCCTGGGTTTCGTCGGATGGTGAGACTAGGCCTACCACCAAAACTGTTGCGTGGCTCTTGCTGCTCGCTGCGTCGGTGCATCTCGCGCTCAAGCTCAGCGCTCTTGCGAACCTCACTAGCTTTCTGCTTGGCGATCTGCGACATCTTCAGACGAGGTAAGATAGCAGAGTCGGCACCTTTACAGATGACCGACACACGACCGTCTGGGAAACGAACAACGATCGACATCTTTTTCCTTGCACTGGTAAATTCAATCACGTCCAGGACCTCGTACTTGAGCTCTTCCTCGTGGCCGTCAGGCTGAGTGACCCGAAGAGTGATGGTTTGCGTCGTTCGGTTAACGACAAGGTAACCAAGTTCCTGAGCAGCCCTGACGAGAGCTAGCTCGTCGGGAGATGCTGCTTGAAACACTAACTCTCCGTTCTCCTTATATTCAGGCAAACAGGTATGGCACAGAGCTACGGCGAGAATGTACTGCTTCGCCTTTCTAGCAAAACCTGAGTTAGGGCGGAGGCGTAGGTATTCAATAAGATCATTCGTGGTAACGTCGGGCTGAATATGATCCGGTCGTCCCGTTGAGCGCCATTGGGACGAAGACCTACGACTTCCAAATGAATTGCGCGAAGGTGCCATTGAAGGTCTCGAGGGTGCCATAGATGGGCGATGAGACATGGAGGGTCGAGATGGCGAGGCGAGAGCTAGTGGTGTGGATGGTTCATTCGACGCCTCAGCCTGTTCCTCTCTGATAACGACCGTGACGGGGTCTGTCTTGTAAACTGAGGGCTCACTTGGCTCTGACTCTTCATCGAGCTTAAAAGCCTCAGCTTCATCGACCTTTGGTTCCAGGTCCATCTCATGCAACCAAACAGTTCCTGCAACGCTGATCTTTCGAAATTTCATGATATTGTCCGTCAAGGTTCCCGTCTTGTCTGAGAAGACATATCCCACCTGACCCAGATTCTCAAGGATAGTATTCGTATTGCATCGGGCAGGGGTATCAGTCTCTTCATCATACATTTCAACATCCGAGTTCAGCATCAGCAACTGGCCGATTTTGACGATTTCGAGGCTGATATAAAGCGACAGGGGTACAACGTTATTGAACATAATAATGAACATAATAATGAATGCAATGATGATCTGGTAGAAAGGCACCTTGGCTTGTTCCAGATACCATGAATGCCTTTCTGTGCTCTTTTGCCATTTGACATAGCCCATAGACACC of Fusarium oxysporum Fo47 chromosome I, complete sequence contains these proteins:
- a CDS encoding Saccharopine dehydrogenase-domain-containing protein — its product is MIDIVLLGATGYTGRLCASYMAQVLPGNVSWAIAGRNKSKLQVLHRELQLEEPKCTVYALNLASDEAISELVKTSRVVINTIGPYATTCGTAVIRACAENGTDYVDCGEPAWMRDIIAQYDTTACNSGSRIIMTAGWAAVPADLSVYLAALKLQRQFSLPTREVLVCLEDVRGSFSGGSLNSLCSLEPVNIAPFDLSPVPRTEQQVAKNGVLPPPNALDVQIVDELGVLVESTHAQIEKTLVGRSWGLYAGHGPDFPSPEGYGKDFFFSSRMRCSNALSALMFRTSLSLLTNAITKIPPIRYLAARMFPPGTGPSEEARRSHYFKYRTLAIADNKGAEPVPKVEVKFAYGGDPYVFTGVALTQAALVLLQGIIPAHRRGGILTPATLGEEFVARLKQPEAGYQNAIITHVNVPGSLPQCRSRIHPPLPPAHHEQVALSALVTPDPALTPAIAQRPILRCSHRDDSFPRAANPKVQQLGEDASRI